The following coding sequences are from one Streptomyces sp. NBC_01485 window:
- a CDS encoding HU family DNA-binding protein: protein MNRSELVAALADRAEVTRKDADAVLAAFAEVVGDIVSKGDEKVTIPGFLTFERTHRAARTARNPQTGDPIQIPAGYSVKVSAGSKLKEAAKGK from the coding sequence ATGAACCGCAGTGAGCTGGTGGCCGCGCTGGCCGACCGCGCCGAGGTGACCCGCAAGGACGCCGACGCAGTGCTGGCCGCGTTCGCCGAGGTCGTCGGCGACATCGTCTCCAAGGGCGACGAGAAGGTCACCATCCCCGGCTTCCTGACCTTCGAGCGCACCCACCGTGCCGCTCGCACCGCGCGCAACCCGCAGACCGGCGACCCGATCCAGATCCCGGCCGGCTACAGCGTCAAGGTCTCCGCGGGCTCGAAGCTCAAGGAAGCGGCCAAGGGCAAGTAA
- a CDS encoding HelD family protein has translation MAAQAQQETAVGSVRHMTPDSVRDREISVEQEHLDRVYHRLEEKIHEAEFLMDDAAKRGQVGTPGALAERDAQVFRAGVHLNRLNNEFEDFLFGRIDLLLGKDGKKGPDGAYTAVEPAEGSVRPDNTADIAETLHIGRIGVLDSEYAPLVIDWRAPAAAPFYRSTPVDPGRVVRRRVIRSKGRRVLGVEDDLMRPELKAFLAGDELPVIGDGALMAALGQARSHTMRDIVASIQAEQDLVIRAPAASVTYVEGGPGTGKTAVALHRAAYLLYQDRRRYAGGILIVSPTPLLVAYTEGVLPSLGEEGQVAIRAIGSLVDGAEATLYDSPAVARAKGSHRMLKVLRKAARGALESGTGGRHPGQRNAGQLSFDEAPAPAAGTPTRLRVVAFNRRLELEAADLDRVRQSALSGTAPVNLLRPRARKLLLDALWERSGAAGRHTDPELAAELRSSFDEDVTTEDAFVAFLDAWWPELTPQAVLAAMADERRLGRWARHILNPGEVRKVARALKRDGRSVHDIAMLDELESILGAPLRPRKRRELDPLDHLTGLEELMPTREETQRERAERLAQERTEYAHVIVDEAQDLTPMQWRMVGRRGRHATWTVVGDPAQSSWSDPDEAAEARDEALGSRPRRRFQLTVNYRNPAEIAELAAKVLALAMPGAESPSAVRSTGVVPRFVGTNQRHSAAVTGTMASAVRAEAERLLDRVDGTVGVVVAMNRREEARRWLAGLGDRVVALGSLEAKGLEYDATVVVSPAEIADESPAGLRVLYVALTRATQQLTVVSGDRDEPDANGVPDLLRD, from the coding sequence GTGGCCGCTCAGGCTCAGCAGGAAACCGCGGTCGGATCGGTTCGGCACATGACGCCGGATTCGGTACGGGACCGCGAGATCAGCGTCGAACAGGAACACCTCGACCGGGTGTACCACCGGCTCGAGGAGAAGATCCACGAAGCCGAGTTCCTCATGGACGACGCGGCCAAGCGCGGCCAGGTCGGCACGCCCGGCGCCCTCGCCGAGCGGGACGCGCAGGTGTTCCGCGCAGGCGTCCACCTCAATCGGCTCAACAACGAGTTCGAGGACTTCCTGTTCGGGCGGATCGACCTGCTCCTCGGGAAGGACGGCAAGAAGGGCCCCGACGGCGCCTACACCGCCGTCGAGCCCGCGGAGGGGTCGGTGCGGCCCGACAACACCGCCGACATCGCCGAGACGCTCCACATCGGCCGGATCGGCGTCCTCGACTCCGAGTACGCCCCGCTCGTCATCGACTGGCGGGCGCCCGCCGCGGCGCCCTTCTACCGGTCCACCCCGGTCGACCCGGGGCGTGTCGTACGGCGCCGGGTGATCCGCTCCAAGGGGCGGCGCGTCCTCGGCGTCGAGGACGACCTGATGCGTCCCGAGCTGAAGGCGTTCCTGGCCGGCGACGAACTTCCCGTCATCGGCGACGGCGCCCTGATGGCCGCCCTCGGACAGGCCCGCAGCCACACCATGCGGGACATCGTCGCCTCCATCCAGGCCGAACAGGACCTGGTCATCCGCGCCCCCGCCGCCTCCGTGACCTACGTCGAGGGCGGCCCGGGGACCGGCAAGACGGCCGTCGCCCTGCACCGGGCGGCCTACCTCCTCTACCAGGACCGGCGCCGGTACGCGGGCGGCATCCTCATCGTCTCGCCCACCCCGCTGCTGGTCGCGTACACCGAGGGCGTGCTGCCGTCCCTCGGCGAGGAGGGCCAGGTCGCCATCCGCGCCATCGGCTCCCTCGTCGACGGCGCCGAGGCCACCCTGTACGACTCCCCGGCCGTAGCCCGCGCCAAGGGCTCGCACCGGATGCTGAAGGTGCTGCGCAAGGCCGCGCGCGGCGCGCTGGAATCCGGTACCGGCGGCCGGCACCCGGGGCAGCGGAACGCGGGGCAACTGAGCTTCGACGAGGCCCCCGCCCCCGCCGCCGGCACTCCCACGCGGCTGCGGGTCGTCGCCTTCAACCGCCGGCTGGAGCTGGAGGCCGCCGACCTGGACCGGGTCCGGCAGAGCGCCCTCAGCGGCACCGCGCCGGTGAACCTGCTGCGCCCGCGCGCCCGCAAGCTGCTCCTGGACGCCCTGTGGGAGCGCTCCGGCGCGGCCGGCCGGCACACCGACCCCGAGCTCGCCGCCGAGCTGCGCTCCTCCTTCGACGAGGACGTCACCACCGAGGACGCCTTCGTCGCCTTCCTCGACGCCTGGTGGCCCGAGCTGACCCCGCAGGCCGTGCTCGCGGCCATGGCCGACGAACGGCGGCTCGGCCGCTGGGCGAGACACATCCTCAACCCCGGCGAGGTCCGCAAGGTCGCCCGCGCCCTCAAGCGGGACGGCCGCTCCGTCCACGACATCGCCATGCTGGACGAACTCGAGTCGATCCTCGGCGCCCCGCTGCGCCCGAGGAAGCGCCGCGAGCTCGACCCGCTGGACCACCTCACCGGGCTGGAGGAGCTGATGCCGACGCGTGAGGAGACGCAGCGCGAGCGCGCCGAGCGGCTCGCGCAGGAGCGCACCGAGTACGCGCACGTCATCGTCGACGAGGCGCAGGACCTCACCCCGATGCAGTGGCGGATGGTCGGCCGCCGCGGCCGGCACGCCACCTGGACGGTCGTCGGCGACCCGGCCCAGTCCTCCTGGTCCGACCCCGACGAGGCCGCCGAGGCCCGCGACGAGGCCCTCGGCAGCCGCCCCCGCCGCCGCTTCCAGCTCACCGTGAACTACCGCAACCCGGCCGAGATCGCCGAGCTGGCCGCCAAGGTGCTGGCGCTGGCCATGCCGGGCGCCGAGTCCCCGTCGGCGGTCAGGTCGACGGGCGTCGTGCCCCGTTTCGTGGGAACGAACCAAAGGCACAGCGCCGCCGTGACGGGAACCATGGCGTCGGCCGTCCGGGCCGAGGCCGAACGGCTCCTCGACCGGGTCGACGGCACCGTCGGCGTCGTCGTGGCCATGAACCGCCGCGAGGAGGCCAGGCGCTGGCTCGCCGGGCTCGGCGATCGCGTGGTGGCCCTCGGCAGCCTGGAGGCCAAGGGCCTGGAGTACGACGCCACGGTCGTCGTCTCCCCGGCGGAGATCGCGGACGAGAGCCCGGCCGGCCTGCGCGTGCTGTACGTGGCCCTCACCCGGGCCACCCAGCAGCTCACGGTCGTCTCCGGGGACCGCGACGAGCCGGACGCGAACGGCGTCCCCGACCTCCTCAGGGACTGA
- a CDS encoding FAD binding domain-containing protein: MSTHAPQAAQAVTLPTTLDEAVAALAAMPAAVPVAGGTDLMAAVNSGQLRPTGLVGLGRISEIRGWQYQDGHALLGAGLTHARMGRPDFAALIPALAAAARAAGPPQIRNAGTLGGNIASAAPTGDALPVLAALEATLIIAGPGGARREMPVSHLLAGMEMLRGGELIGYVRVPLLHAPQVFLKATGRTGPGRAVASVALVLDPARRGVRCAVGAIAPMPLRPLDAEQWVARLIDWDNNRTIVPEALTAFGEYVAAACIPDPVPGMDGSVPELPPAVLHLRRTVAALARRALGRALS, encoded by the coding sequence TTGAGCACGCACGCACCGCAGGCGGCGCAGGCCGTCACGCTGCCCACGACACTGGACGAGGCCGTGGCGGCGCTGGCGGCCATGCCCGCGGCCGTACCGGTGGCCGGTGGCACCGATCTGATGGCCGCCGTCAACTCCGGACAGCTCAGGCCCACCGGGCTCGTCGGCCTCGGCCGGATCAGCGAGATCCGCGGCTGGCAGTACCAGGACGGCCACGCGCTGCTCGGCGCCGGGCTCACGCACGCGCGCATGGGCCGCCCCGACTTCGCCGCTCTCATCCCGGCGCTCGCCGCCGCCGCCCGCGCCGCGGGACCGCCGCAGATCCGCAACGCGGGCACCCTGGGCGGCAACATCGCCTCGGCCGCCCCCACGGGCGACGCGCTGCCCGTGCTGGCCGCGCTGGAGGCGACCCTGATCATCGCGGGCCCGGGCGGAGCCCGCCGGGAGATGCCGGTGTCGCACCTGCTGGCCGGCATGGAGATGCTGCGCGGCGGCGAACTCATCGGGTACGTGCGCGTGCCGCTGCTGCACGCCCCGCAGGTCTTCCTGAAGGCCACCGGCCGCACCGGGCCGGGCCGCGCGGTCGCCTCCGTGGCCCTGGTCCTCGACCCCGCCCGGCGCGGAGTGCGGTGCGCGGTGGGCGCCATAGCGCCGATGCCGCTGCGCCCCCTGGACGCCGAGCAGTGGGTCGCCCGGCTCATCGACTGGGACAACAACCGCACGATCGTCCCCGAGGCCCTGACCGCCTTCGGGGAGTACGTCGCCGCCGCCTGCATCCCCGACCCGGTGCCCGGCATGGACGGCTCCGTACCGGAACTTCCGCCCGCGGTACTGCACCTGCGGCGCACCGTCGCCGCGCTGGCCCGACGAGCACTGGGGAGGGCGCTGTCGTGA
- a CDS encoding beta-N-acetylhexosaminidase yields the protein MTSLIPAPRRVVAGSGEVRLTARSRLCAGPGTEGVGHWLRTVLWQATGLPLREGREPDDAGDGAIGLRLDAGLGPEEYRLVSDGTGVLVVGGSAAGVFRGAQTLRQLLGPDAYRRAPLDRDRAWAVPHVTIEDSPRFPWRGLMLDVARHFMPKEGVLRYLDLMAAHKLNVFHFHLTDDQGWRVEIRRYPRLTEVGSWRARTKFGHRASPLWDEKPHGGYYTQDDIREIVAYAAERHIAVVPEIDVPGHSQAAIAAYPELGNTDVVDTDTNSLSVWDTWGVNPNVLAPTDNTLRFYEGVFEEVLDLFPSEFVHIGGDECPKDQWRRSPTAQARIRELGLADEDQLQSWFIGHFDTWLSARGRRLIGWDEILEGGLAEGAAVSSWRGYAGGIAAARAGHDVVMCPEQQVYLDHRQAPGTDEPVPIGYVRTLEDVYRFEPVPAELTPREAAHVLGTQANLWTEVMEDHARVDYQAFPRLAAFAEVAWSALPAPAERDFAGFEERMTAHYARLDALGVGYRPPSGPRPWQRRPGVLGRPIDGPPPNR from the coding sequence ATGACGTCACTGATTCCGGCGCCCCGCCGGGTCGTCGCCGGTTCCGGCGAGGTACGGCTGACGGCGCGCTCCCGGCTCTGCGCAGGTCCCGGGACGGAGGGCGTCGGTCACTGGCTGCGCACCGTCCTGTGGCAGGCCACCGGCCTGCCGCTGCGCGAGGGGCGGGAGCCCGACGACGCCGGCGACGGCGCAATCGGACTCCGGCTGGATGCCGGCCTCGGCCCCGAGGAGTACCGCCTCGTCAGCGACGGGACCGGCGTCCTCGTCGTCGGCGGCAGCGCGGCCGGCGTGTTCCGGGGCGCCCAGACGCTGCGGCAGCTCCTCGGCCCCGACGCGTACCGCAGGGCCCCGCTCGACCGCGACCGCGCCTGGGCCGTACCGCACGTCACGATCGAGGACTCGCCCCGTTTCCCCTGGCGCGGCCTCATGCTCGACGTGGCCCGGCACTTCATGCCCAAGGAAGGCGTCCTGCGCTACCTGGACCTGATGGCGGCGCACAAACTCAACGTCTTCCACTTCCATCTGACGGACGATCAGGGCTGGCGCGTCGAGATCAGGCGGTACCCCCGGCTGACCGAGGTCGGCTCCTGGCGCGCACGCACGAAATTCGGTCACCGCGCCTCACCGCTCTGGGACGAGAAGCCGCACGGTGGCTACTACACCCAGGACGACATCCGGGAGATCGTCGCGTACGCCGCCGAGCGGCATATCGCCGTCGTCCCCGAAATCGACGTACCCGGACACTCGCAGGCCGCGATCGCCGCGTATCCGGAACTCGGCAACACCGACGTCGTCGACACCGACACCAACTCCCTCTCCGTCTGGGACACCTGGGGCGTCAACCCGAACGTACTCGCCCCCACTGACAACACCCTGCGCTTCTACGAAGGGGTCTTCGAGGAAGTCCTCGATCTCTTCCCCTCGGAGTTCGTGCACATCGGGGGCGACGAATGCCCCAAGGACCAGTGGCGGCGCTCGCCCACCGCACAGGCCCGCATCCGGGAACTCGGACTCGCGGACGAGGACCAGTTGCAGTCCTGGTTCATCGGCCACTTCGACACGTGGCTCTCCGCGCGCGGGCGTCGGCTCATCGGCTGGGACGAGATCCTGGAGGGCGGGCTCGCCGAGGGCGCGGCGGTGTCGTCCTGGCGCGGGTACGCGGGCGGGATCGCCGCCGCGCGCGCGGGGCACGACGTCGTCATGTGCCCCGAGCAGCAGGTGTACCTGGACCACCGGCAGGCGCCCGGCACGGACGAGCCCGTCCCGATCGGCTACGTGCGCACCCTGGAGGACGTCTACCGGTTCGAGCCCGTTCCCGCCGAGTTGACGCCCCGGGAGGCGGCGCACGTGCTCGGCACGCAGGCCAACCTGTGGACCGAGGTGATGGAGGATCACGCGCGCGTCGACTATCAGGCGTTCCCCCGGCTCGCCGCCTTCGCCGAGGTCGCGTGGAGCGCCCTGCCCGCCCCGGCGGAACGGGACTTCGCCGGCTTCGAGGAGCGGATGACGGCCCATTACGCGCGCCTCGACGCCCTGGGCGTCGGCTACCGCCCGCCGTCCGGACCCCGGCCGTGGCAGCGGCGGCCCGGCGTCCTCGGGCGCCCGATCGACGGCCCGCCCCCGAACCGGTAG
- a CDS encoding carbohydrate ABC transporter permease, with protein MCCAEQNSRCAWRNARSEGALHWMVLSAFKPAGETESGEPRPWTLAPSPDSFRRVFGQQEFGRYFLNSLVVAGAVVIASGVIAFLAATAVARFRFRFRTTLLIMFLVAQTVPVEALTIPLFFLMRDLGQLNTLGSLILPHIAFSLPFAIWMLRGFVKAVPEALEEAAYLDGASRGRFLWQIHFPLVLPGLVATSVFSFISAWNDFLFAKSFNISDTSRSTLPMALLVFYKPDDPDWGGVMAGSTVMTIPVLVFFVLVQRRLVSGLGGAVKD; from the coding sequence GTGTGTTGTGCAGAGCAAAACAGTCGTTGCGCATGGCGCAACGCTCGCTCGGAGGGAGCGCTCCACTGGATGGTGCTCAGCGCCTTCAAACCGGCCGGGGAGACCGAGTCCGGCGAGCCGCGGCCGTGGACGCTCGCGCCCTCTCCGGATTCCTTCCGGCGGGTGTTCGGGCAGCAGGAATTCGGCCGTTACTTCCTCAACAGTCTTGTCGTGGCGGGCGCCGTGGTGATCGCCTCCGGAGTGATCGCGTTTCTCGCCGCGACCGCCGTGGCCCGATTCCGGTTCCGCTTCCGGACCACCTTGCTGATCATGTTCCTGGTGGCTCAGACGGTGCCCGTGGAGGCCCTGACGATCCCCCTGTTCTTCCTCATGCGGGACCTCGGCCAGTTGAACACCCTGGGGTCGCTGATCCTGCCCCACATCGCCTTCTCGCTGCCCTTCGCGATCTGGATGCTGCGCGGGTTCGTGAAAGCGGTTCCGGAGGCGCTGGAGGAGGCCGCGTACCTCGACGGGGCGAGCCGCGGCCGCTTTCTGTGGCAGATCCATTTCCCGCTCGTCCTGCCGGGGCTGGTGGCCACCAGCGTGTTTTCCTTCATCTCCGCCTGGAACGACTTCCTCTTCGCCAAGTCCTTCAACATCAGCGACACTTCCCGGTCGACCCTGCCGATGGCTCTCCTGGTCTTCTACAAGCCGGACGACCCGGACTGGGGCGGCGTGATGGCGGGCTCCACGGTGATGACGATTCCGGTCCTGGTGTTCTTCGTACTCGTACAGCGACGACTGGTCTCCGGGCTGGGCGGCGCGGTTAAGGACTGA
- a CDS encoding YqgE/AlgH family protein, producing MTEVSSLTGRLLVATPVLADPNFDRAVVLLLDHDEKGSLGVVLNRPTPVGVSDILEGWADFTGEPGVVFQGGPVSLDSALGIAVIPGGPAVDGTPLGWRRVHGAIGLVDLEAPPQLLAPALGSLRIFAGYAGWGPGQLQDELEEGAWYVVDSEPGDVSCPFPERLWREVLRRQRSELAMVATYPDDASLN from the coding sequence ATGACCGAGGTGTCCTCGCTCACAGGACGGCTGCTCGTGGCAACGCCCGTCCTGGCGGACCCGAACTTCGACCGCGCGGTGGTGCTCCTTCTCGACCACGACGAGAAGGGCTCCCTCGGCGTCGTCCTCAACCGGCCCACACCGGTGGGCGTGAGCGACATCCTGGAGGGCTGGGCGGACTTCACCGGCGAGCCCGGCGTCGTCTTCCAGGGCGGCCCGGTGTCCCTCGACTCCGCCCTCGGGATCGCCGTCATCCCGGGCGGCCCGGCCGTCGACGGCACCCCGCTGGGCTGGCGGCGGGTGCACGGCGCGATCGGCCTCGTCGACCTGGAGGCCCCGCCGCAGCTCCTCGCCCCGGCCCTCGGCTCCCTCCGGATCTTCGCCGGATACGCCGGCTGGGGCCCCGGCCAGTTGCAGGACGAGCTGGAGGAGGGCGCCTGGTACGTGGTCGACTCCGAGCCCGGCGACGTCTCGTGCCCGTTCCCGGAGAGACTCTGGCGCGAGGTGCTGCGCCGGCAGCGCAGCGAACTGGCGATGGTGGCGACGTATCCGGACGACGCCTCGCTCAACTGA
- a CDS encoding DUF3039 domain-containing protein: MSTLEPETQPQRGTGTGTLVEPTPQVSHGDGDHERFAHYVQKDKIMASALDGTPVVALCGKVWVPGRDPKKYPVCPMCKEIFESMGAGGDDKGKGGDKK, from the coding sequence ATGAGCACTCTTGAGCCTGAGACCCAGCCCCAGCGAGGCACTGGGACGGGGACCCTCGTGGAGCCGACGCCGCAGGTGTCGCACGGCGACGGGGACCACGAGCGCTTCGCTCACTACGTCCAGAAGGACAAGATCATGGCGAGCGCCCTGGACGGCACGCCCGTCGTGGCGCTGTGCGGCAAGGTCTGGGTGCCCGGCCGCGACCCGAAGAAGTATCCCGTGTGCCCGATGTGCAAGGAGATCTTCGAGTCCATGGGCGCGGGCGGCGACGACAAGGGCAAGGGCGGCGACAAGAAGTAG
- a CDS encoding NAD-dependent malic enzyme, whose translation MATAPSVSYSMTVRLEVPASGTAVSQLTGAVESHGGSVTGLDVTASGHEKLRIDVTIAATSTAHADEIVEQLRGIEGVTLGKVSDRTFLMHLGGKIEMQSKHPIRNRDDLSMIYTPGVARVCMAIAENPEDARRLTIKRNSVAVVTDGSAVLGLGNIGPMAALPVMEGKAALFKRFAGIDAWPLCLDTQDTDAIVEIVKAIAPGFAGINLEDISAPRCFEIEARLREALDIPVFHDDQHGTAIVVLASLTNALRVVGKGVGDVRVVMSGAGAAGTAILKLLIAAGVKNAVVADIHGVVHADREDLVDAAPDSALRWIADNTNPESLTGTLKEAVRGADVFIGVSAPNVIDGTDVAAMADDAIVFALANPDPEVDPAIARQTAAVVATGRSDFPNQINNVLVFPGVFRGLLDAQSRTVNTDMMLAAAKALAEVVSDDELNANYIIPSVFNDKVAGAVAGAVREAAKAVGASAS comes from the coding sequence ATGGCAACGGCGCCCAGCGTCTCCTACTCGATGACGGTCCGGCTGGAGGTGCCCGCGAGCGGAACCGCGGTCTCCCAGCTCACCGGAGCCGTCGAGTCCCACGGAGGCTCGGTCACCGGCCTCGACGTCACCGCCTCCGGGCACGAGAAGCTCCGCATCGACGTCACCATCGCGGCCACCTCCACCGCCCACGCCGACGAGATCGTCGAGCAACTGCGCGGCATCGAGGGCGTCACCCTCGGCAAGGTCTCCGACCGTACGTTCCTGATGCACCTCGGCGGCAAGATCGAGATGCAGTCCAAGCACCCCATCCGCAACCGTGACGATCTCTCGATGATCTACACGCCGGGTGTGGCCCGCGTCTGCATGGCGATCGCCGAGAACCCCGAGGACGCCCGCCGTCTCACCATCAAGCGCAACTCCGTTGCGGTCGTGACGGACGGCTCGGCCGTGCTGGGCCTGGGCAACATCGGCCCCATGGCCGCCCTCCCCGTGATGGAGGGCAAGGCGGCCCTCTTCAAGCGGTTCGCCGGCATCGACGCCTGGCCGCTGTGCCTGGACACCCAGGACACCGACGCGATCGTCGAGATCGTCAAGGCGATCGCCCCGGGCTTCGCGGGCATCAACCTCGAGGACATCTCGGCCCCGCGCTGCTTCGAGATCGAGGCCCGCCTGCGCGAGGCCCTCGACATCCCCGTCTTCCACGACGACCAGCACGGCACCGCGATCGTCGTCCTGGCCTCCCTCACGAACGCCCTGCGTGTCGTGGGCAAGGGCGTCGGGGACGTCCGGGTCGTCATGTCCGGCGCCGGCGCCGCCGGCACGGCCATCCTCAAGCTGCTGATCGCGGCCGGCGTGAAGAACGCGGTCGTCGCCGACATCCACGGCGTCGTCCACGCGGACCGCGAGGACCTCGTCGACGCGGCCCCGGACTCGGCGCTGCGCTGGATCGCCGACAACACCAACCCCGAGAGCCTCACCGGCACCCTGAAGGAGGCCGTGCGCGGCGCGGACGTCTTCATCGGCGTCTCCGCCCCGAACGTCATCGACGGCACCGACGTCGCCGCGATGGCCGACGACGCGATCGTGTTCGCACTCGCGAACCCGGACCCCGAGGTGGACCCGGCGATCGCCCGCCAGACGGCCGCGGTCGTGGCCACCGGCCGCTCCGACTTCCCCAACCAGATCAACAACGTGCTGGTCTTCCCGGGTGTCTTCCGGGGCCTGCTGGACGCGCAGTCCCGCACGGTCAACACCGACATGATGCTGGCGGCTGCAAAGGCCCTGGCGGAGGTCGTGAGCGACGACGAGCTGAACGCGAACTACATCATCCCGAGCGTCTTCAACGACAAGGTCGCGGGCGCGGTGGCGGGCGCGGTGCGGGAGGCCGCGAAGGCGGTCGGCGCGTCGGCCTCGTAG
- a CDS encoding anti-sigma factor family protein, with translation MQGSVGSPSPSEHETVGAYALGILDDAEATTFEMHLAGCEWCAQQLDELAGMEPMLAALADLPGTGTPAIGESLSARPSPRLAERLVDEVSERRAVKRRRSFFLVAAAAALIIGGPLTVLAATGGDSGTKGTEASATKSASTAKSTFDTLSDRVTATDSTSKATATVAMGQKAWGTEIGVELKNVTGPEKCSLIAVGKNGERETVSSWAVPPQGYGIPTATTEQAKNPLYVVGGAAFAPDEIDHFEIMTFDGKKIVQVDA, from the coding sequence ATGCAGGGATCAGTGGGATCTCCGAGCCCCAGCGAACACGAGACCGTCGGCGCCTACGCCCTCGGCATTCTCGACGACGCCGAGGCGACCACCTTCGAGATGCACCTCGCGGGCTGCGAATGGTGCGCCCAGCAGCTCGACGAGCTCGCCGGCATGGAGCCCATGCTGGCCGCCCTCGCGGACCTGCCGGGCACCGGCACACCCGCGATCGGCGAGTCCCTGTCCGCCCGTCCCAGCCCGCGCCTCGCGGAACGGCTGGTCGACGAGGTGTCCGAGCGCCGCGCGGTCAAGCGCCGCCGCTCCTTCTTCCTGGTGGCGGCCGCGGCCGCGCTGATCATCGGCGGCCCGCTCACCGTGCTCGCGGCGACCGGCGGCGACAGCGGCACCAAGGGGACCGAGGCGAGCGCCACCAAGTCCGCCAGCACCGCCAAGTCGACCTTCGACACGCTCTCCGACCGGGTCACCGCGACCGACTCCACCTCCAAGGCGACGGCGACCGTCGCCATGGGCCAGAAGGCGTGGGGCACGGAGATCGGCGTCGAACTGAAGAACGTGACGGGCCCCGAGAAGTGCTCGCTCATCGCCGTCGGCAAGAACGGCGAGCGCGAGACGGTCTCCTCCTGGGCGGTCCCGCCGCAGGGCTACGGCATCCCCACCGCCACGACCGAGCAGGCCAAGAACCCGCTCTACGTGGTGGGCGGCGCGGCCTTCGCCCCGGACGAGATCGACCACTTCGAGATCATGACCTTCGACGGCAAGAAGATCGTCCAGGTCGACGCGTAG
- the murA gene encoding UDP-N-acetylglucosamine 1-carboxyvinyltransferase: MTVNGSDDVLLVHGGTPLEGEIRVRGAKNLVPKAMVAALLGSEPSRLRNVPDIRDVRVVRGLLQLHGVTVRPGEEPGELVLDPTYVESANVADIDAHAGSSRIPILLCGPLLHRLGHAFIPGLGGCDIGGRPIDFHFEVLRQFGAKIEKRDDGQYLEAPQRLRGTKIVLPYPSVGATEQVLLTAVLAEGVTELANAAVEPEIEDLICVLQKMGAIIAMDTDRTIRITGVDKLGGYNHAALSDRLEAASWASAALATEGNIYVRGAQQRSMMTFLNTYRKVGGAFEIDDEGIRFWHPGGQLKSIALETDVHPGFQTDWQQPLVVALTQATGLSIIHETVYESRLGFTSALNQMGAHIQLYRECLGGSNCRFGQRNFLHSAVVSGPTKLQGADLVIPDLRGGFSYLIAALAAQGTSRVHGIDLINRGYENFMEKLVELGAKVELPGKALG, translated from the coding sequence ATGACCGTCAACGGCTCTGACGACGTACTGCTTGTCCACGGCGGAACCCCGCTCGAGGGCGAGATCCGTGTCCGCGGTGCGAAGAACCTCGTACCCAAGGCCATGGTCGCCGCCCTGCTGGGCAGTGAGCCGAGTCGGCTGCGCAACGTTCCGGACATTCGTGACGTGCGGGTCGTACGCGGCCTGCTGCAACTGCACGGGGTGACGGTCCGTCCGGGCGAGGAGCCGGGCGAGCTGGTGCTCGACCCGACCTACGTCGAGAGCGCCAACGTCGCCGACATCGACGCCCACGCGGGGTCGAGCCGTATCCCGATCCTCCTCTGCGGTCCGCTGCTGCACCGGCTGGGGCACGCCTTCATCCCCGGCCTCGGCGGCTGCGACATCGGCGGCCGGCCGATCGACTTCCACTTCGAGGTGCTGCGGCAGTTCGGCGCGAAGATCGAGAAGCGGGACGACGGTCAGTACCTGGAGGCCCCGCAGCGGCTGCGCGGCACGAAGATCGTGCTGCCGTACCCGTCCGTCGGCGCGACCGAGCAGGTGCTGCTGACGGCCGTCCTGGCCGAGGGCGTCACCGAGCTCGCGAACGCGGCCGTGGAGCCCGAGATCGAGGACCTCATCTGCGTCCTGCAGAAGATGGGCGCCATCATCGCGATGGACACCGACCGCACCATCCGCATCACCGGTGTGGACAAGCTCGGCGGCTACAACCACGCGGCCCTCTCGGACCGTCTGGAGGCCGCCTCCTGGGCGAGCGCGGCGCTGGCGACCGAGGGCAACATCTACGTCCGCGGCGCCCAGCAGCGCTCGATGATGACGTTCCTCAACACCTACCGCAAGGTGGGCGGCGCCTTCGAGATCGACGACGAGGGCATCCGCTTCTGGCACCCCGGCGGCCAGTTGAAGTCCATCGCGCTGGAGACGGACGTCCACCCCGGTTTCCAGACCGACTGGCAGCAGCCCCTGGTGGTCGCGCTCACCCAGGCGACGGGCCTGTCGATCATCCACGAGACGGTCTACGAGTCCCGCCTCGGCTTCACCTCCGCGCTCAACCAGATGGGCGCCCACATCCAGCTCTACCGCGAGTGCCTGGGCGGCTCGAACTGCCGCTTCGGCCAGCGCAACTTCCTCCACTCGGCGGTCGTCTCCGGCCCGACCAAGCTCCAGGGCGCCGACCTGGTCATCCCCGACCTGCGCGGCGGCTTCTCGTACCTGATCGCCGCCCTCGCGGCCCAGGGCACCTCCCGCGTCCACGGCATCGACCTCATCAACCGCGGCTACGAGAACTTCATGGAGAAGCTCGTCGAACTTGGCGCAAAGGTCGAACTACCGGGCAAGGCACTCGGCTAG